Proteins from a single region of Bradyrhizobium diazoefficiens:
- a CDS encoding MFS transporter, protein MRFLKSDSRLIGVLLVLAITQLIGWGTIGLPAVVGRDLGADLGMSLPAVFAGSSVLYVTMGLCAPWLAKAFARHGARRVMMMGTVVSAPGYVVLFFAREPMLYFAGWVILGMGGSATLSTGAYIMLNEIAGRGAKNAIGGLMLVTGLSSSIFWPTTSLLSGLFGWRDTCLVYAAMMLAINLPLYAFLAPRRKIATDDRGEAVKAAPLPAIPRSTFGLVVCVITMNAFVNFGISAILIELLRAEGLAPAQALAFGSVLGVIQVSARGLDFLGGARWDGITTGLVAGTALPVAMVLLMLSEGATWAVAVFILLYGAGSGAMAVARATIPLVFYDQAEFAKAMSMIALPLNLASAISPPLLAGLLTQFGSRGALGLTLAFSCATVLILILLGRRRPGAVAVGAA, encoded by the coding sequence ATGCGGTTCTTGAAATCTGACAGCAGGCTCATCGGGGTCCTGCTGGTGCTCGCGATCACCCAGCTCATCGGATGGGGGACGATCGGCCTTCCGGCCGTGGTTGGCCGCGACCTCGGGGCCGATCTCGGCATGAGCCTGCCGGCGGTGTTTGCGGGCAGCTCGGTCCTCTATGTCACCATGGGTCTGTGCGCGCCCTGGCTCGCCAAGGCCTTTGCACGGCACGGCGCGCGCAGAGTGATGATGATGGGCACTGTTGTCTCCGCGCCGGGCTACGTTGTGCTGTTTTTCGCGCGCGAGCCGATGCTCTATTTCGCCGGCTGGGTCATTCTCGGCATGGGCGGCAGCGCCACGCTGTCGACTGGCGCCTATATCATGCTGAACGAAATCGCCGGACGCGGCGCCAAAAATGCCATCGGCGGATTGATGCTGGTGACGGGTCTCTCTAGCAGCATCTTCTGGCCGACCACATCGCTTCTGAGCGGTCTGTTCGGCTGGCGCGACACCTGTCTCGTCTATGCGGCCATGATGCTCGCCATCAATCTTCCGCTCTATGCGTTTCTCGCGCCGCGCCGAAAAATTGCGACGGACGATCGTGGCGAGGCCGTCAAGGCCGCGCCGCTGCCTGCTATTCCAAGAAGCACCTTCGGCCTCGTCGTCTGCGTGATCACGATGAACGCCTTCGTCAATTTCGGCATCAGCGCCATTCTGATCGAGTTGTTGCGGGCGGAGGGCCTCGCGCCGGCGCAGGCCCTTGCCTTCGGCTCGGTGCTGGGCGTGATCCAGGTCAGCGCGCGCGGCCTCGACTTCCTCGGCGGCGCGCGGTGGGACGGCATCACGACCGGGCTCGTCGCCGGCACCGCGCTTCCCGTCGCCATGGTGCTGCTGATGCTGAGCGAGGGCGCGACCTGGGCGGTGGCGGTCTTCATCCTGCTCTACGGCGCCGGCAGCGGCGCGATGGCGGTGGCGCGGGCGACGATCCCGCTCGTGTTCTACGACCAGGCCGAGTTCGCCAAGGCCATGTCGATGATCGCGCTGCCGCTCAATCTGGCCTCCGCGATCTCGCCGCCGCTCCTTGCCGGCCTGCTCACCCAGTTCGGCAGCCGCGGCGCGCTGGGGCTCACCCTGGCCTTTTCCTGCGCGACGGTGCTGATCCTGATCCTGCTGGGACGGCGTCGTCCGGGCGCCGTGGCGGTCGGCGCGGCGTAG
- a CDS encoding sorbosone dehydrogenase family protein, whose amino-acid sequence MTSLLTRSLLCVSLLSLVGCNDGSGDPKAQIGANPVLPDIQQYLLPPVHIARIVGWKKDETPTVAQGLQAKAFATGLQHPRSLYVLPNGDVLVVESKSPKAAPIKRPKEIVMGYIESWATSGGDTGESNRITLLRDNNGDGVPDTQSVFLDHLNSPFGVALVGNDLYVANTDAIMKYPYTEGDTKITAPGTVLTPLPGGPIDHHWTKSLVASRDGSKLYAGVGSNSNITENGMEAEHNRADILEVDRASGRWRIFASGLRNPNGLSFEPQTGALWTVVNERDELGPDLVPDYMTSVKDGAFYGWPYSYFGQHVDPRVKPQRPDLVAKAIVPDYALSSHVAALGLAFSTGSSLPDAYRNGAFVGEHGSWNRQVLNGYKVVYVPFTDGKPSGPAQDVVTGFLNSDNQARGRPVGVAIDKSGALLVADDSGNTVWRVTAAHPQVTQQ is encoded by the coding sequence ATGACGTCTCTGCTTACCCGCTCCTTGTTGTGCGTTTCGCTGCTCAGCCTCGTCGGCTGCAACGACGGCAGCGGCGACCCCAAGGCCCAGATCGGCGCTAATCCGGTGCTGCCCGATATCCAGCAATATCTGCTGCCGCCGGTGCACATCGCCCGGATCGTCGGCTGGAAGAAGGACGAGACGCCGACCGTCGCGCAGGGCCTGCAGGCCAAGGCGTTCGCCACCGGATTGCAGCATCCGCGCTCGCTCTACGTTCTGCCCAATGGGGACGTGCTGGTGGTGGAATCCAAGTCGCCGAAGGCCGCCCCGATCAAGCGGCCCAAGGAGATCGTGATGGGCTACATCGAGTCCTGGGCGACCTCCGGCGGCGACACCGGCGAGAGCAACCGCATCACGCTCTTGCGCGACAACAATGGTGACGGCGTGCCGGACACGCAAAGCGTCTTCCTCGACCACCTCAACTCGCCGTTCGGCGTCGCACTGGTCGGCAACGATCTTTATGTCGCCAACACCGACGCGATCATGAAATATCCCTACACGGAAGGCGATACGAAGATCACCGCGCCCGGCACGGTGCTGACCCCGCTGCCGGGCGGCCCGATCGACCACCATTGGACCAAGAGTCTGGTCGCAAGCCGGGATGGCTCAAAGCTCTATGCCGGCGTCGGCTCCAACAGCAACATCACCGAGAACGGTATGGAGGCGGAGCATAATCGCGCCGACATCCTCGAAGTGGATCGCGCCAGCGGCCGCTGGCGCATTTTTGCCAGCGGCCTGCGCAATCCCAACGGCCTCAGCTTCGAGCCGCAGACCGGGGCGCTGTGGACGGTGGTGAACGAGCGCGACGAGCTCGGTCCCGACCTCGTGCCCGACTACATGACCTCGGTGAAGGACGGAGCCTTCTACGGCTGGCCCTACAGCTATTTCGGCCAGCATGTCGATCCCCGCGTCAAGCCGCAGCGGCCGGACCTGGTCGCCAAGGCGATCGTGCCCGACTATGCGCTGAGCTCGCATGTCGCGGCACTCGGGCTCGCTTTCTCTACCGGCAGCAGCCTGCCGGACGCCTATCGCAATGGCGCCTTCGTTGGCGAGCACGGCAGTTGGAACCGGCAGGTGCTGAACGGCTACAAGGTCGTGTATGTGCCGTTCACGGACGGCAAGCCGAGCGGGCCGGCACAGGACGTCGTCACCGGTTTCCTCAACAGCGACAACCAGGCGCGCGGCCGTCCTGTCGGCGTTGCCATCGACAAATCAGGCGCGCTGCTGGTCGCCGACGACAGCGGCAACACGGTGTGGCGGGTGACGGCGGCGCATCCGCAAGTCACGCAGCAATAG
- a CDS encoding DUF2231 domain-containing protein, which yields MQDIVRVRSTAQIAGHPIHPMLVPIPIVCFIGALLTDITYVVSAEIMWADFSAWLLLVGVIFGVLAAIAGLTDFLGNRLVRAQSPAWPHLIGNAVALLLAIFNALIHTRDAWTSVWPLGLVLSVLTVLILPVTGWLGWAMVYRHGVGVAR from the coding sequence GTGCAAGACATCGTGCGCGTGCGCTCGACCGCGCAAATCGCGGGCCATCCGATTCATCCGATGCTCGTGCCGATTCCGATCGTGTGCTTCATCGGCGCGCTACTGACCGACATCACCTATGTCGTCTCCGCCGAGATCATGTGGGCGGATTTCTCTGCTTGGCTTCTGCTCGTCGGCGTCATCTTCGGCGTGCTGGCCGCGATCGCCGGCCTGACCGATTTCCTCGGCAACCGCCTGGTGCGTGCGCAGTCTCCGGCCTGGCCGCATCTGATCGGCAACGCCGTGGCGCTGCTCCTCGCGATCTTCAATGCGCTCATTCACACCCGTGATGCCTGGACTTCGGTGTGGCCGCTCGGCCTCGTGCTTTCGGTGCTCACTGTGCTGATCCTGCCTGTCACCGGCTGGCTCGGCTGGGCCATGGTGTACCGACACGGTGTAGGAGTTGCGCGATGA
- a CDS encoding TetR/AcrR family transcriptional regulator encodes MASDHTRSAILAAAERLYADRGFGDVTLRDIVAAANVNLAAVNYHFGSKDELIAELFVTRSIATNRERLRELKAAEEEGGGSAPIEVILRALVGPTLRGCLGPENQRSTAARFMIRASIESVPPIRRIKNREIDHLRKFAGAMRRALPDRSDVDIYWGLNFALAMAHHTIRESERLTKLSEGQCDLDDVEDVVARVVSVATMALTAERTEAKVPSKVAAR; translated from the coding sequence ATGGCCAGCGATCATACGAGGTCTGCCATTCTCGCCGCCGCCGAACGGCTTTATGCCGATCGCGGCTTTGGCGACGTCACGCTGCGCGACATCGTCGCGGCCGCCAATGTCAACCTGGCCGCGGTGAACTATCATTTCGGCTCGAAGGACGAGCTGATCGCGGAATTATTCGTCACCCGTTCGATCGCGACCAACCGCGAGCGCCTGCGTGAGTTGAAGGCGGCCGAGGAAGAAGGCGGCGGCAGCGCGCCGATCGAGGTGATCTTGCGGGCGTTGGTCGGCCCGACCCTGCGCGGCTGCCTGGGCCCCGAGAACCAGCGCTCCACCGCGGCGCGCTTCATGATCCGCGCCTCGATCGAATCCGTGCCGCCGATCCGCCGCATCAAGAATCGCGAGATCGACCATTTGCGCAAATTCGCCGGCGCCATGCGCCGGGCCCTGCCCGACCGCAGCGATGTCGATATCTATTGGGGCCTGAATTTCGCGCTCGCCATGGCGCACCACACCATCCGCGAGAGCGAGCGCCTGACAAAGCTGTCGGAAGGCCAATGCGACCTCGACGACGTCGAGGACGTGGTCGCGCGCGTCGTCAGCGTCGCGACGATGGCGCTGACGGCGGAACGGACGGAGGCGAAGGTGCCGTCAAAGGTTGCAGCGCGCTAG
- a CDS encoding CaiB/BaiF CoA-transferase family protein: MSALPLSGIKILDLTRVLAGPLSAQMLGDLGAEVIKIERPGTGDDARAFGPPYLTDPEGKANNNNSFYLCANRNKKSVTVNIAKPEGQAIIRELAKDADVFMENYKVGDLKRYGLDYETIKAINPGIIYCSVTGFGQTGPYAARAGYDAILQAMGGLMSVTGHMDGEPGEGPMKVGPSIVDYMTGMNTSIGILSALYHRDANDGQGQHIDVCLLDTVIASLSHWLQIYLVDGKTPPRRGTWGNGGMPAGVFRCTDGELMLVVGNDGQFQRTCAVLGEPELANDPRFIKNNDRVVHGKEIMAIFAGLFLKQPVAYWLDKLEEAGVPSGPINNFEQVFADPHVQSRGMRVKVDHPFEPELSLIRNALTLSETPIKNYRAPPLLGEHTQEVLGGKLGYDAGKIEELKKQGII, from the coding sequence ATGTCGGCCCTGCCGCTCTCAGGCATCAAGATCCTTGACCTCACGCGTGTGCTCGCAGGTCCCTTGTCGGCCCAGATGCTGGGCGATCTCGGCGCGGAGGTGATCAAGATCGAGCGGCCCGGCACTGGCGATGACGCGCGCGCCTTCGGCCCGCCCTATCTGACCGACCCTGAGGGCAAGGCGAACAACAACAATTCGTTCTATCTCTGCGCCAACCGCAACAAGAAGTCCGTCACCGTCAACATCGCCAAGCCCGAAGGGCAGGCGATCATCCGCGAGCTCGCCAAGGATGCCGACGTCTTCATGGAGAATTACAAGGTCGGCGATCTCAAGCGCTACGGCCTCGACTACGAGACGATCAAGGCGATCAATCCCGGCATCATCTATTGCTCGGTCACCGGCTTCGGCCAGACCGGACCCTACGCGGCGCGCGCCGGCTATGACGCCATCCTGCAGGCGATGGGCGGCCTGATGAGCGTCACCGGCCATATGGACGGCGAGCCGGGCGAGGGACCGATGAAGGTCGGCCCGTCGATTGTCGACTACATGACCGGCATGAACACCTCCATCGGGATTCTCTCGGCGCTCTACCATCGCGACGCCAATGATGGGCAAGGACAACACATCGACGTCTGCCTGTTGGACACCGTCATCGCTTCGCTGTCGCACTGGCTCCAGATCTACCTCGTCGACGGCAAGACCCCGCCGCGCCGCGGCACCTGGGGCAATGGCGGCATGCCGGCCGGCGTGTTCCGCTGCACCGACGGTGAGCTGATGCTGGTGGTCGGCAATGACGGCCAGTTTCAGCGCACCTGCGCCGTGCTCGGCGAGCCTGAGCTGGCGAACGATCCGCGCTTTATCAAGAACAACGATCGCGTCGTGCACGGCAAGGAGATCATGGCGATCTTCGCGGGCTTGTTTCTGAAGCAGCCGGTAGCCTATTGGCTGGACAAGCTGGAGGAGGCCGGCGTGCCCTCAGGTCCGATCAACAATTTCGAGCAGGTATTTGCCGATCCGCACGTCCAGTCGCGCGGCATGCGGGTGAAGGTCGACCATCCCTTCGAGCCAGAACTCTCGCTGATCCGCAACGCACTCACTCTGTCGGAGACCCCGATCAAGAATTACCGCGCCCCGCCGCTGTTAGGGGAGCACACCCAGGAAGTGCTCGGCGGCAAGCTCGGCTATGATGCGGGGAAGATCGAGGAGCTGAAGAAGCAGGGCATCATCTAG
- a CDS encoding GDP-L-fucose synthase translates to MASVPFELKGKSVYVAGHRGMVGSALLRRLAREDVNLVTVDRREVDLCDQAAVFDWFARVRPQVIFLAAAKVGGIVANNTLRAEFIYDNIAIAANVIHAAHQNGAEKLMFLGSSCIYPKLAPQPLREDSVLSGPLEPTNEPYAIAKIAGIKMAEAYRSQYGSDFISVMPTNLYGPGDNYHPELSHVVAALIRRFHEAKVTGAKTVAVWGTGTPRREFLYVDDMADACVHLMKTYSGAELINIGTGEDIAIAEFARVVAEIVGYRGEISFDTSRPDGTPRKLLDISRLDKLGWRATTSLYDGLKRAYDAYLATAPVPAQS, encoded by the coding sequence ATGGCAAGCGTACCGTTTGAGCTGAAAGGCAAAAGCGTCTACGTCGCCGGCCATCGCGGCATGGTCGGCAGCGCGCTTCTGCGCCGGCTGGCGCGGGAGGACGTGAACCTCGTCACCGTGGATCGGCGCGAGGTCGATCTCTGCGACCAGGCCGCGGTATTCGACTGGTTCGCGCGGGTGCGGCCGCAGGTGATCTTCCTCGCCGCGGCCAAGGTCGGAGGCATCGTCGCCAACAACACGCTGCGCGCCGAGTTCATCTACGACAACATCGCGATCGCAGCCAATGTGATCCATGCCGCGCATCAAAACGGCGCCGAGAAGCTGATGTTCCTGGGCTCCTCCTGCATCTATCCGAAGCTGGCGCCGCAGCCGCTGCGAGAGGACTCGGTGCTATCAGGCCCGCTGGAGCCGACCAACGAACCGTATGCGATTGCCAAGATCGCCGGCATCAAGATGGCGGAAGCCTATCGCAGCCAGTATGGCAGCGACTTCATCAGCGTGATGCCGACCAATCTCTACGGCCCCGGCGACAATTATCACCCTGAATTGAGCCACGTCGTCGCGGCGCTGATCCGCCGCTTCCACGAGGCGAAGGTCACGGGCGCCAAGACCGTCGCGGTCTGGGGCACCGGCACGCCGCGGCGCGAGTTCCTCTATGTCGACGACATGGCGGACGCCTGCGTGCATTTGATGAAGACCTACTCGGGTGCGGAGCTGATCAACATCGGCACCGGCGAGGACATCGCCATCGCCGAGTTCGCCCGCGTGGTGGCCGAGATCGTCGGCTATCGCGGCGAAATCAGTTTCGACACCTCGCGCCCCGACGGCACGCCGCGCAAGCTGCTCGACATCAGCCGTCTCGACAAGCTCGGCTGGCGCGCGACGACGTCGCTTTACGACGGCTTGAAGCGCGCTTACGATGCGTATCTGGCGACCGCACCGGTTCCGGCGCAATCCTAG
- the gmd gene encoding GDP-mannose 4,6-dehydratase: MAERIALITGVTGQDGAYLAEHLLSLGYVVHGIKRRSSSFNTARVDHLYQDPHVGNVPFLMHYGDMTDSTNLIRLVQQIRPTEIYNLAAQSHVAVSFESPEYTANADAVGVLRLLEAIRILGIEKETRFYQASTSELYGLVQDIPQKETTPFYPRSPYGIAKLYGYWITVNYREAYGMFASNGILFNHESPIRGETFVTRKITRGVARIEVGLEHTLYLGNLEAKRDWGHARDYVEGMHMILQADKPDDFVLATGEMRSVREMVELAFAQVGRRVEWRGAGADETGVDTKSGKTVVRIDPTYFRPTEVDLLVGDASKARRVLGWKPKRTFAQLVEEMMASDLAEAKRDVANGKRTV; the protein is encoded by the coding sequence ATGGCTGAGCGGATCGCTCTCATCACCGGTGTGACGGGTCAGGATGGGGCCTATCTGGCCGAGCATTTGCTGTCGCTCGGCTATGTCGTGCACGGGATCAAGCGGCGCTCGTCCTCGTTCAACACGGCGCGTGTCGATCATCTCTACCAGGATCCGCATGTCGGCAACGTGCCGTTCCTGATGCACTACGGCGACATGACGGATTCGACCAATCTGATCCGCCTGGTGCAGCAGATCCGGCCGACCGAGATCTACAATCTTGCGGCGCAAAGTCACGTCGCCGTCAGCTTCGAGAGCCCGGAATACACCGCCAACGCCGATGCCGTCGGCGTGCTGCGCCTGCTGGAAGCGATCCGCATTCTCGGCATCGAGAAGGAGACGCGGTTTTATCAGGCCTCGACCTCCGAGCTCTACGGCCTGGTGCAGGACATCCCGCAGAAGGAGACAACGCCGTTCTATCCGCGTTCGCCTTACGGCATCGCAAAGCTCTATGGCTACTGGATCACGGTGAACTACCGCGAAGCCTACGGCATGTTTGCTTCCAACGGCATCCTGTTCAATCATGAGAGTCCGATCCGCGGCGAGACCTTCGTCACCCGCAAGATCACCCGCGGCGTCGCCCGCATCGAAGTCGGATTGGAACATACGCTTTATCTCGGCAATCTCGAGGCCAAGCGCGACTGGGGCCATGCGCGCGACTACGTCGAGGGCATGCACATGATCCTCCAGGCGGACAAGCCCGACGATTTCGTGCTCGCCACCGGCGAGATGCGCTCGGTGCGAGAGATGGTCGAGCTTGCATTTGCACAAGTAGGCCGCCGTGTCGAATGGCGCGGCGCCGGCGCCGACGAGACCGGCGTCGACACGAAGAGCGGCAAGACCGTGGTCCGGATCGATCCGACCTATTTTCGCCCGACCGAGGTCGATCTGCTCGTCGGTGATGCCAGCAAGGCGCGCCGGGTGCTCGGCTGGAAGCCGAAGCGGACGTTTGCGCAGCTCGTCGAAGAGATGATGGCGAGCGATCTGGCGGAGGCCAAACGGGATGTCGCAAATGGCAAGCGTACCGTTTGA
- a CDS encoding RidA family protein: MKREALRVEPISSFLDRVKAPTSPVTRAGNMIFVAGLPPFDPETGEIGGMPIERQSEIIMEQMKLCLKTAGASLDNVMKCNIYCTSTNHFAAFNAVYARYFPVDPPARIFVCTPEWFGPFDVEIDCIAMM, translated from the coding sequence ATGAAACGCGAAGCGCTCCGCGTCGAACCGATCTCGTCCTTTCTCGACCGCGTCAAGGCGCCGACCTCGCCGGTGACGCGCGCCGGCAACATGATCTTCGTTGCCGGCTTGCCGCCATTCGACCCGGAGACGGGCGAGATTGGCGGGATGCCGATCGAGCGGCAGAGCGAGATCATCATGGAGCAGATGAAGCTCTGCCTGAAGACGGCCGGCGCCTCACTCGACAATGTCATGAAGTGCAACATCTACTGCACCTCGACAAACCACTTCGCCGCGTTCAACGCGGTCTACGCCCGCTATTTCCCTGTCGATCCGCCGGCGCGGATTTTCGTTTGCACACCGGAATGGTTCGGCCCGTTCGACGTCGAGATCGACTGCATCGCGATGATGTGA
- a CDS encoding VOC family protein, with translation MPKSGNWLIDHTGIGVSNIARSAHFYEATLRPLGCKVLVRIDRDRNAIEGESPGTAGVAFGADYPSFWIDIFHPSGVKQHMAFRATSREAVDAFHRAGLAAGGTDNGSPGLRSGGYPPGYYAAFLLDPDGNNIEAVYRDTEGQV, from the coding sequence ATGCCGAAGAGTGGCAACTGGCTCATCGACCACACCGGCATCGGCGTTTCGAACATCGCTCGCTCGGCCCATTTCTATGAGGCAACATTGCGGCCACTTGGCTGTAAAGTCTTGGTGCGCATCGACAGGGACAGGAATGCGATCGAAGGGGAAAGTCCAGGCACCGCCGGCGTCGCTTTCGGAGCCGATTACCCTTCATTCTGGATCGACATCTTTCATCCTAGCGGTGTCAAACAACACATGGCGTTTCGTGCTACCTCGCGGGAAGCTGTCGATGCTTTTCATCGAGCAGGCCTAGCCGCCGGTGGAACAGACAATGGCTCCCCCGGTCTCCGATCCGGCGGCTACCCTCCGGGCTACTACGCCGCCTTTCTCCTCGACCCCGATGGAAACAACATAGAAGCCGTCTATCGCGACACCGAGGGACAGGTTTGA
- a CDS encoding 3-keto-5-aminohexanoate cleavage protein — protein sequence MNPAVVAVAITGSVPRKKDNPAVPILPAEQIESTHEAFEAGATLAHIHVRNDDETPSSDPERFALVQQGIRKHCPDMIVQFSTGGRGRDPSARGSSLYLKPDMASLSTGSVNFPTIVYENSAALVETLATGMKANGIRPEIEIFDLSHLHGARRLIEAGLIDARPHVQFVMGVKNAMPADEHVLDILLAELRRLIPAAIWTAAGIGRHQAEVMDWALARGADAVRTGLEDNIRIDKTHLAGSNAELVTIACEAVARHGRRVATAAEARSALGIAG from the coding sequence ATGAATCCCGCTGTTGTTGCTGTCGCCATCACCGGCTCCGTTCCGCGCAAGAAGGACAATCCCGCGGTCCCCATATTGCCGGCCGAGCAGATCGAGTCGACGCACGAGGCCTTTGAGGCCGGCGCGACGCTTGCGCACATCCATGTGCGAAACGACGACGAGACGCCATCATCCGACCCGGAACGCTTTGCCCTGGTGCAGCAGGGCATCAGGAAGCATTGTCCTGACATGATCGTTCAGTTCTCGACCGGCGGGCGCGGCCGCGATCCCTCGGCGCGTGGATCGTCGCTCTACCTGAAGCCGGACATGGCCTCGCTGTCCACCGGGTCGGTGAACTTTCCGACCATTGTCTACGAGAACAGCGCCGCTCTGGTCGAGACTCTCGCCACCGGCATGAAGGCAAATGGCATCCGTCCGGAAATCGAGATCTTCGATCTGTCGCATCTGCATGGCGCCCGCCGCTTGATCGAGGCAGGGCTGATCGACGCTCGTCCACACGTGCAATTCGTCATGGGCGTCAAGAACGCGATGCCGGCCGATGAGCATGTGCTCGACATCCTGCTGGCAGAGCTCAGGCGGCTAATCCCGGCTGCGATATGGACCGCGGCCGGGATCGGACGCCATCAAGCCGAGGTCATGGACTGGGCGCTGGCGCGCGGCGCCGACGCGGTTCGCACCGGCCTCGAGGACAATATCAGGATCGACAAGACGCACCTTGCCGGCAGCAACGCGGAGCTCGTGACCATCGCCTGCGAGGCTGTCGCGCGCCACGGCCGGCGCGTCGCCACCGCCGCCGAAGCGCGATCCGCGCTCGGGATCGCGGGATAG
- a CDS encoding acyl-CoA dehydrogenase family protein — translation MDFDMSPKQKEWLDRVQSFMAKHVRPAVPIYNEQDHSGERWKVIPILEDLKKKAKAEGLWNMFMPPSEHEDDEFRGAGLTNLEYALLSEEMGRITWASEVFNCSAPDTGNMEVFIRYGTKEQKRKWLRPLMDGEIRSAFLMTEPAVASSDATNIETRIEKDGDHYVINGRKWWSSGVGDPRCKIAILMGKTDFNAAKHQQQSQILVPLDTPGVKVEKMLPVFGFDDAPHGHAQVLLENVRVPKENILLGEGRGFEIAQGRLGPGRIHHCMRTIGKAEEALEKMVKRLSSRTAFGKRIVEHSVWEQRIGEARTNIEMTRLLCLKAADMMDKVGNKTAQAEIAMIKVAAPNMALKIIDEAIQAFGGAGVSDEAGLAKDYAHIRTLRLADGPDEVHNRAIARLEVRKYANSPKH, via the coding sequence ATGGACTTCGATATGTCGCCCAAGCAGAAGGAATGGCTCGACCGCGTGCAGTCCTTCATGGCCAAGCATGTGCGTCCGGCGGTGCCGATCTATAATGAGCAGGATCACAGCGGCGAACGCTGGAAAGTGATCCCGATCCTGGAAGACCTCAAGAAGAAGGCAAAGGCCGAAGGTCTCTGGAACATGTTCATGCCGCCGAGCGAGCATGAGGACGATGAATTCCGCGGCGCGGGATTGACCAATCTCGAATACGCGCTGCTCTCGGAAGAGATGGGCCGTATCACCTGGGCTTCCGAAGTGTTCAACTGTTCCGCGCCCGACACCGGCAACATGGAAGTGTTCATCCGCTACGGCACCAAGGAGCAGAAGCGCAAATGGCTGCGACCGCTGATGGACGGCGAGATCCGCTCCGCCTTCCTGATGACAGAACCGGCGGTGGCTTCCTCCGACGCGACCAACATCGAGACCCGCATCGAGAAGGATGGCGACCACTACGTCATCAACGGCCGCAAATGGTGGTCGTCCGGCGTCGGTGATCCCCGCTGCAAGATCGCGATCCTGATGGGCAAGACCGATTTCAACGCCGCCAAGCATCAGCAGCAGTCGCAGATTCTGGTTCCGCTCGACACGCCAGGCGTCAAGGTGGAGAAGATGCTGCCGGTGTTCGGCTTCGACGACGCGCCGCACGGCCACGCCCAGGTGCTGCTCGAGAACGTGCGCGTGCCGAAGGAGAACATCCTGCTCGGCGAAGGCCGCGGCTTCGAGATCGCGCAAGGCCGTCTTGGACCGGGCCGCATCCATCACTGCATGCGCACCATCGGCAAGGCGGAGGAAGCGCTGGAGAAGATGGTGAAGCGGCTTTCCTCGCGCACCGCCTTCGGCAAGAGGATCGTCGAACATTCGGTGTGGGAGCAGCGCATTGGCGAGGCCCGCACCAACATCGAGATGACGCGGCTGCTTTGTCTCAAGGCCGCCGACATGATGGACAAGGTCGGCAACAAGACCGCGCAGGCCGAGATCGCGATGATCAAGGTCGCAGCGCCCAACATGGCGCTGAAGATCATCGACGAGGCGATCCAGGCCTTTGGCGGTGCCGGTGTCTCGGATGAAGCGGGCCTTGCCAAGGACTACGCCCACATCCGCACGCTGCGGCTCGCCGACGGTCCAGACGAGGTGCACAATCGCGCCATTGCAAGGCTCGAAGTTCGGAAGTATGCC